One window from the genome of Camelus bactrianus isolate YW-2024 breed Bactrian camel chromosome 4, ASM4877302v1, whole genome shotgun sequence encodes:
- the LHX3 gene encoding LIM/homeobox protein Lhx3 isoform X2, which translates to MLLETDLEGNRDRPGVPAAAAVCTFGETREIPLCAGCDQHILDRFILKALDRHWHSKCLKCSDCHTPLAERCFSRGESVYCKDDFFKRFGTKCAACQLGIPPTQVVRRAQDFVYHLHCFACVVCKRQLATGDEFYLMEDSRLVCKADYETAKQREAEATAKRPRTTITAKQLETLKSAYNTSPKPARHVREQLSSETGLDMRVVQVWFQNRRAKEKRLKKDAGRQRWGQYFRNMKRARGGSKSDKDSVQEEGQDSDAEVSFTDEPSMAEMGPANGLYGSLGEPAPALGRNSGAPGSFPLEHGGLAGPEQYRELRPGSPYGVPPSPAALQSIPGPQPLLSSLVYPDASLGLVPAGAPGGPPPMRVLAGNGPSSDLSTGSSGGYPDFPASPASWLDEVDHTQF; encoded by the exons ATGCTGCTGGAAACGGATCTCGAGGGCAACCGCGATCGGCCTGGGGTTCCCGCAGCTGCCGCTGTCTGCACCTTTGGCGAGACTAGGG AGATCCCGCTGTGTGCCGGCTGTGACCAGCACATCCTGGACCGATTCATCCTCAAGGCTCTGGACCGCCACTGGCACAGCAAGTGCCTCAAGTGCAGCGACTGCCACACGCCGCTGGCCGAGCGCTGCTTCAGCCGCGGAGAGAGCGTTTACTGCAAGGACGACTTCTTCAA GCGCTTCGGGACCAAGTGCGCCGCGTGCCAGCTGGGCATCCCGCCCACGCAGGTGGTGCGCCGCGCCCAGGACTTCGTGTACCACCTGCACTGCTTCGCCTGCGTCGTGTGCAAGCGGCAACTGGCCACGGGCGACGAGTTCTACCTCATGGAGGACAGCCGACTCGTGTGCAAGGCAGACTACGAGACCGCCAAGCAGCGAG AGGCCGAGGCCACGGCCAAGCGGCCGCGCACGACCATCACGGCCAAGCAGCTGGAGACGCTGAAGAGCGCCTACAACACCTCGCCGAAGCCGGCGCGCCACGTGCGCGAGCAGCTGTCGTCCGAGACCGGCCTGGACATGCGCGTCGTGCAG GTGTGGTTCCAGAACCGCCGGGCCAAGGAGAAGAGGCTCAAGAAGGACGCCGGCCGGCAGCGCTGGGGCCAGTATTTCCGTAACATGAAGCGCGCCCGTGGCGGCTCTAAGTCGGACAAGGACAGTGTCCAGGAGGAGGGACAGGACAGCGATGCTGAGGTCTCCTTCACTG ATGAGCCATCCATGGCTGAAATGGGCCCTGCCAACGGCCTCTACGGCAGCCTGGGAGAGCCTGCCCCGGCCTTGGGCCGGAACTCCGGGGCCCCGGGCAGCTTCCCGCTGGAGCATGGAGGCCTTGCCGGCCCGGAGCAGTACCGAGAGCTGCGCCCTGGCAGCCCCTATGGCGTCCCCCCATCACCTGCTGCCCTGCAGAGcatccctggcccccagcccctcctctccagcctggtATACCCTGATGCCAGCCTGGGGCTCGTGCCAGCGGGAGCCCCAGGTGGGCCCCCACCCATGAGGGTGCTGGCGGGGAACGGACCCAGCTCTGACCTATCCACGGGGAGCAGCGGGGGCTACCCCGACTTCCCTGCCAGCCCCGCCTCCTGGCTAGACGAGGTGGACCACACTCAGTTCTGA
- the LHX3 gene encoding LIM/homeobox protein Lhx3 isoform X3, translated as MQQIPLCAGCDQHILDRFILKALDRHWHSKCLKCSDCHTPLAERCFSRGESVYCKDDFFKRFGTKCAACQLGIPPTQVVRRAQDFVYHLHCFACVVCKRQLATGDEFYLMEDSRLVCKADYETAKQREAEATAKRPRTTITAKQLETLKSAYNTSPKPARHVREQLSSETGLDMRVVQVWFQNRRAKEKRLKKDAGRQRWGQYFRNMKRARGGSKSDKDSVQEEGQDSDAEVSFTDEPSMAEMGPANGLYGSLGEPAPALGRNSGAPGSFPLEHGGLAGPEQYRELRPGSPYGVPPSPAALQSIPGPQPLLSSLVYPDASLGLVPAGAPGGPPPMRVLAGNGPSSDLSTGSSGGYPDFPASPASWLDEVDHTQF; from the exons ATGCAGC AGATCCCGCTGTGTGCCGGCTGTGACCAGCACATCCTGGACCGATTCATCCTCAAGGCTCTGGACCGCCACTGGCACAGCAAGTGCCTCAAGTGCAGCGACTGCCACACGCCGCTGGCCGAGCGCTGCTTCAGCCGCGGAGAGAGCGTTTACTGCAAGGACGACTTCTTCAA GCGCTTCGGGACCAAGTGCGCCGCGTGCCAGCTGGGCATCCCGCCCACGCAGGTGGTGCGCCGCGCCCAGGACTTCGTGTACCACCTGCACTGCTTCGCCTGCGTCGTGTGCAAGCGGCAACTGGCCACGGGCGACGAGTTCTACCTCATGGAGGACAGCCGACTCGTGTGCAAGGCAGACTACGAGACCGCCAAGCAGCGAG AGGCCGAGGCCACGGCCAAGCGGCCGCGCACGACCATCACGGCCAAGCAGCTGGAGACGCTGAAGAGCGCCTACAACACCTCGCCGAAGCCGGCGCGCCACGTGCGCGAGCAGCTGTCGTCCGAGACCGGCCTGGACATGCGCGTCGTGCAG GTGTGGTTCCAGAACCGCCGGGCCAAGGAGAAGAGGCTCAAGAAGGACGCCGGCCGGCAGCGCTGGGGCCAGTATTTCCGTAACATGAAGCGCGCCCGTGGCGGCTCTAAGTCGGACAAGGACAGTGTCCAGGAGGAGGGACAGGACAGCGATGCTGAGGTCTCCTTCACTG ATGAGCCATCCATGGCTGAAATGGGCCCTGCCAACGGCCTCTACGGCAGCCTGGGAGAGCCTGCCCCGGCCTTGGGCCGGAACTCCGGGGCCCCGGGCAGCTTCCCGCTGGAGCATGGAGGCCTTGCCGGCCCGGAGCAGTACCGAGAGCTGCGCCCTGGCAGCCCCTATGGCGTCCCCCCATCACCTGCTGCCCTGCAGAGcatccctggcccccagcccctcctctccagcctggtATACCCTGATGCCAGCCTGGGGCTCGTGCCAGCGGGAGCCCCAGGTGGGCCCCCACCCATGAGGGTGCTGGCGGGGAACGGACCCAGCTCTGACCTATCCACGGGGAGCAGCGGGGGCTACCCCGACTTCCCTGCCAGCCCCGCCTCCTGGCTAGACGAGGTGGACCACACTCAGTTCTGA
- the LHX3 gene encoding LIM/homeobox protein Lhx3 isoform X1 has protein sequence MEARGELGPGRESAGGDLLLALLARREDLRREIPLCAGCDQHILDRFILKALDRHWHSKCLKCSDCHTPLAERCFSRGESVYCKDDFFKRFGTKCAACQLGIPPTQVVRRAQDFVYHLHCFACVVCKRQLATGDEFYLMEDSRLVCKADYETAKQREAEATAKRPRTTITAKQLETLKSAYNTSPKPARHVREQLSSETGLDMRVVQVWFQNRRAKEKRLKKDAGRQRWGQYFRNMKRARGGSKSDKDSVQEEGQDSDAEVSFTDEPSMAEMGPANGLYGSLGEPAPALGRNSGAPGSFPLEHGGLAGPEQYRELRPGSPYGVPPSPAALQSIPGPQPLLSSLVYPDASLGLVPAGAPGGPPPMRVLAGNGPSSDLSTGSSGGYPDFPASPASWLDEVDHTQF, from the exons ATGGAGGCGCGCGGGGAGCTGGGCCCTGGCCGGGAGTCGGCGGGCGGCGACCTGCTGCTGGCGCTACTGGCGCGGAGGGAGGACCTGCGCCGAG AGATCCCGCTGTGTGCCGGCTGTGACCAGCACATCCTGGACCGATTCATCCTCAAGGCTCTGGACCGCCACTGGCACAGCAAGTGCCTCAAGTGCAGCGACTGCCACACGCCGCTGGCCGAGCGCTGCTTCAGCCGCGGAGAGAGCGTTTACTGCAAGGACGACTTCTTCAA GCGCTTCGGGACCAAGTGCGCCGCGTGCCAGCTGGGCATCCCGCCCACGCAGGTGGTGCGCCGCGCCCAGGACTTCGTGTACCACCTGCACTGCTTCGCCTGCGTCGTGTGCAAGCGGCAACTGGCCACGGGCGACGAGTTCTACCTCATGGAGGACAGCCGACTCGTGTGCAAGGCAGACTACGAGACCGCCAAGCAGCGAG AGGCCGAGGCCACGGCCAAGCGGCCGCGCACGACCATCACGGCCAAGCAGCTGGAGACGCTGAAGAGCGCCTACAACACCTCGCCGAAGCCGGCGCGCCACGTGCGCGAGCAGCTGTCGTCCGAGACCGGCCTGGACATGCGCGTCGTGCAG GTGTGGTTCCAGAACCGCCGGGCCAAGGAGAAGAGGCTCAAGAAGGACGCCGGCCGGCAGCGCTGGGGCCAGTATTTCCGTAACATGAAGCGCGCCCGTGGCGGCTCTAAGTCGGACAAGGACAGTGTCCAGGAGGAGGGACAGGACAGCGATGCTGAGGTCTCCTTCACTG ATGAGCCATCCATGGCTGAAATGGGCCCTGCCAACGGCCTCTACGGCAGCCTGGGAGAGCCTGCCCCGGCCTTGGGCCGGAACTCCGGGGCCCCGGGCAGCTTCCCGCTGGAGCATGGAGGCCTTGCCGGCCCGGAGCAGTACCGAGAGCTGCGCCCTGGCAGCCCCTATGGCGTCCCCCCATCACCTGCTGCCCTGCAGAGcatccctggcccccagcccctcctctccagcctggtATACCCTGATGCCAGCCTGGGGCTCGTGCCAGCGGGAGCCCCAGGTGGGCCCCCACCCATGAGGGTGCTGGCGGGGAACGGACCCAGCTCTGACCTATCCACGGGGAGCAGCGGGGGCTACCCCGACTTCCCTGCCAGCCCCGCCTCCTGGCTAGACGAGGTGGACCACACTCAGTTCTGA